The following coding sequences are from one Prochlorococcus marinus XMU1412 window:
- a CDS encoding 6-carboxytetrahydropterin synthase: protein MYIHSLKFSCSKSYEDFPCSHRQWRHEGHCRFVHGYSRSFTFWFTAKKLDLNGFVVDFSSLKPLENRLKKQFDHTFLINKDDPLLSYWEKLHGLDALDLRIMDNVGMEFTSELIWRWANEYLKDKDKGRTCCWKTESKENKSNKASYEGIPDWFKS from the coding sequence ATGTATATTCATTCTCTGAAATTTTCATGCAGCAAAAGTTACGAGGATTTTCCTTGTTCGCATAGGCAATGGCGCCATGAAGGCCACTGCAGATTTGTGCATGGATATTCAAGATCATTCACCTTTTGGTTCACTGCAAAAAAATTAGACTTAAATGGTTTTGTTGTCGATTTTTCAAGTCTAAAGCCCCTAGAAAATAGACTAAAGAAGCAATTTGACCATACTTTTTTAATAAATAAAGATGACCCTTTGTTGAGTTACTGGGAAAAATTACATGGCTTAGATGCTTTAGATCTGAGAATTATGGATAATGTGGGAATGGAGTTCACTTCTGAATTAATTTGGAGATGGGCTAATGAATACTTAAAGGATAAGGATAAGGGCAGAACATGTTGTTGGAAAACAGAATCAAAAGAAAATAAATCTAATAAAGCAAGTTATGAGGGAATTCCTGATTGGTTCAAATCTTAG
- the gorA gene encoding glutathione-disulfide reductase: MEFEFDLIVVGAGSGGLAAAKRAASYGAKVAIIEAKQIGGTCVIRGCVPKKLMVYAAKSKNNMDFSEGYGLKNEGINFESNILLKNVREEVSRLSNLHRNSLKKLNITIFEGLGRFITQNELEIICPKTKKTKNKISSKKILISVGGKPKKLNIPGIDLAWTSDDIFELEKFPKSILIVGGGYIACEFASIFRNLGTEVTQLIRGQHLLNGFDEDLSSCLEESPTFTEINIISNAQLKSIKRVNGNLESTLDSGDELLTNNILIATGREPNLLPLNLDFLNLKMDGKYLDVDEINQTSNVNIFAVGDIINKPNLTPVAIEQGRVFSDNFFNGQKRIVNYEYIPKAVFTIPEISTVGLSEKRAKEIYSEKNIKIFKCKFTPMSNTFKKNKTKCMLKIVVHKLTDKVLGCHMFGETASEIIQMVSIALNAGITKKDFDVTMALHPTISEEFVTMYG; the protein is encoded by the coding sequence TTGGAATTTGAATTTGATTTAATTGTTGTTGGCGCTGGATCTGGAGGACTCGCGGCAGCTAAACGTGCGGCTAGTTATGGAGCAAAAGTCGCAATCATAGAAGCAAAGCAAATAGGAGGAACTTGTGTGATAAGGGGATGTGTACCTAAGAAATTGATGGTTTATGCAGCTAAAAGTAAAAATAATATGGATTTTTCTGAAGGATATGGATTAAAAAATGAAGGTATTAATTTTGAATCAAACATTTTATTGAAGAATGTTAGGGAGGAGGTTTCTAGATTAAGTAATTTACATAGAAATTCTTTAAAAAAGTTGAATATAACTATTTTTGAGGGCTTAGGAAGATTTATTACTCAAAATGAATTAGAAATTATTTGTCCAAAAACAAAGAAAACTAAAAACAAAATAAGTTCAAAAAAAATTCTTATTTCAGTTGGAGGAAAACCAAAGAAATTAAATATTCCCGGGATAGATTTGGCATGGACTAGTGATGATATTTTTGAATTAGAAAAGTTTCCCAAATCAATATTAATAGTAGGAGGAGGATATATTGCTTGTGAATTTGCTTCTATTTTCAGAAATTTAGGTACTGAAGTAACTCAATTAATTAGAGGTCAACATTTACTTAATGGTTTTGATGAGGATCTTTCTTCATGCCTAGAGGAATCACCTACTTTTACTGAAATCAATATAATATCCAATGCTCAATTAAAGTCTATCAAGAGGGTAAATGGAAATCTGGAATCTACCCTAGACTCGGGAGATGAACTCCTAACTAATAATATCCTTATTGCTACAGGAAGAGAACCAAATCTTTTGCCTTTAAATTTAGATTTTTTAAATCTAAAGATGGATGGCAAATATTTAGATGTTGATGAAATTAATCAAACAAGCAACGTAAATATTTTTGCAGTTGGCGATATCATAAATAAACCAAACTTAACTCCAGTAGCAATAGAACAAGGGAGAGTTTTTTCGGATAATTTTTTTAATGGCCAAAAAAGAATAGTAAATTATGAATATATACCTAAGGCCGTTTTTACTATTCCAGAAATTTCAACAGTTGGCTTAAGTGAGAAAAGAGCTAAAGAGATTTACTCTGAAAAAAATATAAAAATTTTCAAATGCAAATTTACCCCTATGTCTAATACTTTTAAAAAGAATAAAACAAAATGTATGTTGAAGATTGTAGTTCATAAGCTAACTGACAAAGTCTTAGGATGTCATATGTTTGGAGAAACAGCGTCTGAGATTATTCAAATGGTATCAATTGCATTAAATGCTGGGATAACAAAAAAAGACTTTGATGTTACTATGGCTTTGCACCCAACAATCTCAGAAGAATTTGTGACTATGTATGGATAA
- a CDS encoding YkvA family protein, whose translation MKENYKTQEKIYDAEVLESSTFDENIIIKILIKAGRTIAKPALEVLEMALDPYTPAQVRVSLMAALAYLIMPFDLFPDFMPLVGFSDDFVALTAVLSIWSKYMTPSIRARAENKLNKLFPFY comes from the coding sequence ATGAAAGAGAATTACAAAACTCAAGAAAAAATCTATGATGCTGAAGTTTTAGAGAGCTCAACATTTGATGAAAATATCATTATCAAGATTCTTATTAAAGCAGGAAGAACAATTGCCAAGCCTGCCTTAGAAGTTTTGGAGATGGCTTTAGATCCCTATACTCCAGCACAAGTAAGAGTTTCCTTAATGGCTGCGCTAGCGTATTTAATTATGCCATTTGATCTTTTCCCTGACTTTATGCCATTAGTTGGTTTTAGTGATGATTTTGTAGCCCTTACAGCAGTACTTAGTATATGGAGCAAATATATGACTCCTTCAATAAGAGCAAGAGCAGAGAACAAGCTTAATAAGTTATTCCCTTTTTATTAA
- the pyrC gene encoding dihydroorotase — protein sequence MKTLTIIKPDDWHLHLREGLVLKNIIHFTSEYFGRAIVMPNTKSPITSINNAISYKRSIVEALPKSSKFEPLMTIYLTDETDKGELINGFKNNVFFAAKLYPANATTNSIHGVKKIENLYNIFELMQDSGMPLLIHGEVTDSEVDVFDREEVFIDKELSQITKRFPKLKIVLEHITTSYAVKFVQENNIGATITPHHLHINRNAMFFGGLNSDFYCLPVAKRENNRLALRKAATSGEKCFFLGTDSAPHLRKWKAFCGCAGIFNSPVAIESYLTVFEEEDALDNFEKFASLNGPNFYNLPPNKEKLKLVSRPNKIKEFIDVVEEKNIVGQIKPFHAGETLQWQVEGNVN from the coding sequence TTGAAGACTTTAACCATAATAAAACCTGATGATTGGCATTTACATTTAAGAGAAGGTCTTGTATTAAAAAATATTATTCATTTTACTTCAGAATATTTTGGAAGAGCCATTGTCATGCCAAACACTAAAAGTCCCATAACATCAATCAATAACGCTATTTCTTATAAGAGATCTATTGTTGAAGCTTTACCAAAAAGCTCTAAGTTTGAACCACTAATGACAATTTATCTTACAGATGAGACTGATAAAGGGGAACTAATAAATGGTTTTAAAAATAATGTTTTTTTCGCAGCAAAACTATATCCTGCTAATGCCACAACTAATTCCATTCATGGAGTTAAGAAAATAGAAAATTTATATAATATCTTTGAATTAATGCAAGATTCTGGAATGCCTCTTTTAATTCATGGGGAAGTGACTGATTCTGAGGTAGATGTGTTCGATAGAGAAGAAGTATTTATAGATAAAGAACTCTCTCAAATAACTAAAAGATTCCCAAAATTAAAAATCGTTTTAGAACATATAACTACCTCTTATGCAGTGAAATTTGTTCAAGAAAATAATATTGGAGCTACTATCACTCCACATCATTTGCATATAAATAGAAATGCAATGTTTTTTGGAGGCTTAAATAGTGATTTTTACTGCTTACCAGTTGCTAAGAGGGAAAATAATAGACTCGCCTTAAGAAAAGCTGCAACAAGTGGGGAAAAATGTTTTTTCTTGGGAACTGACTCTGCTCCACATCTTAGGAAGTGGAAGGCTTTTTGTGGATGTGCAGGTATTTTTAATTCGCCAGTAGCAATAGAGAGCTATTTGACGGTATTCGAAGAGGAGGATGCTCTAGATAATTTTGAAAAGTTTGCAAGTTTGAATGGCCCTAATTTTTATAATTTGCCTCCAAATAAAGAAAAATTAAAATTAGTGTCAAGACCTAATAAAATTAAGGAATTTATTGATGTTGTTGAAGAAAAAAATATTGTCGGACAAATAAAACCATTTCATGCAGGTGAAACTTTACAATGGCAAGTAGAAGGGAATGTAAATTAA
- a CDS encoding sigma-70 family RNA polymerase sigma factor has translation MSSLSDFLGEIGRHQLLTPERELTMGRKVQEMVVLVNRCQEAGGKGAACEYSEAERKKIKIGEKAKNEMITANLRLVVNLAKRYQGKGLELLDLIQEGTLGLTRAVEKYDPSRGHRFSTYAYWWIRQGLNRALSTQSRTIRIPVNINEKLTKLRSAKSKLMQLKGIPPSSDELAEEMKITKEEIDELLSCELRSITVSLQGTVKSKSDPSELVDILPSDQTPPMELAELAERTASAWKLLDKANLTEKERKIVSLRFGLDGSNEWRTLAEVARHMSCSREYCRQVVQRALRKLRKAGIQNGLVDSIS, from the coding sequence GTGAGTTCATTAAGCGATTTTCTTGGTGAAATAGGTCGTCATCAACTTTTGACTCCCGAAAGAGAACTCACAATGGGTAGAAAAGTCCAGGAAATGGTTGTGCTTGTTAATAGATGTCAAGAGGCAGGAGGTAAAGGTGCTGCTTGTGAATATTCCGAAGCTGAGAGAAAAAAGATCAAAATTGGTGAAAAAGCTAAAAACGAGATGATAACAGCCAACCTAAGACTAGTTGTCAACCTTGCCAAGAGATACCAAGGGAAGGGATTAGAATTACTGGACCTAATTCAAGAGGGGACATTAGGTCTTACAAGGGCCGTTGAAAAATATGATCCGTCTAGAGGACATAGATTTTCTACCTATGCTTATTGGTGGATTAGGCAAGGTTTAAATAGAGCATTGTCAACTCAAAGTAGAACGATAAGGATCCCTGTTAACATTAATGAAAAACTTACAAAACTGAGATCAGCGAAATCAAAGCTTATGCAACTTAAGGGTATTCCACCCAGTAGTGATGAGCTAGCTGAAGAAATGAAAATAACCAAAGAGGAAATTGACGAACTCCTTTCTTGTGAATTGAGAAGCATCACTGTTAGTCTCCAAGGTACTGTTAAGTCAAAATCAGATCCTTCCGAGTTAGTTGATATTCTTCCAAGTGATCAAACTCCCCCAATGGAATTAGCCGAATTAGCTGAAAGGACAGCCTCTGCTTGGAAGTTATTAGATAAAGCAAATTTAACTGAGAAAGAAAGAAAGATAGTAAGCCTAAGATTTGGGTTAGACGGCTCAAATGAATGGAGAACTTTAGCTGAAGTTGCAAGACATATGAGTTGTAGCAGGGAATATTGCCGACAAGTTGTACAACGTGCTTTAAGAAAACTTAGAAAAGCAGGGATACAGAATGGATTAGTTGATAGTATTAGCTAA
- a CDS encoding DUF3007 family protein, whose protein sequence is MTKGKVIQIGLFISLIGLISYKFAPQIGIDNFTATTLSSCILILIVITWVTSYVYRVVNGKMTFMEQRKRYRKEYEKVVSDKLEAKFNLLSKEEQQKLMEDLEKNP, encoded by the coding sequence TTGACTAAAGGTAAAGTTATACAAATAGGTTTATTTATTTCATTAATAGGATTAATTAGTTACAAATTTGCGCCACAAATCGGTATCGACAATTTTACAGCCACTACTCTCTCAAGTTGTATCTTGATTTTGATTGTTATTACTTGGGTAACATCTTATGTTTATAGAGTCGTAAATGGAAAAATGACTTTTATGGAACAAAGGAAACGTTATAGAAAAGAGTATGAAAAAGTTGTTAGTGATAAACTAGAAGCCAAATTCAACTTATTGTCAAAGGAAGAGCAGCAAAAACTAATGGAAGATTTAGAGAAAAATCCATAA
- a CDS encoding YciI family protein translates to MEKFVVFGKYCEDAIIKRGPFREQHLNRLKNLKDRDILVTLGPTKCTKYLFGIFNANDENELKNLIEDDIYWEKGIWINYDIYPWIQAF, encoded by the coding sequence ATGGAAAAGTTTGTAGTTTTTGGAAAGTACTGTGAAGATGCAATTATTAAAAGAGGACCGTTTCGTGAACAGCATCTTAATAGACTTAAAAACTTAAAAGATCGCGATATTCTAGTTACTTTAGGGCCAACAAAATGTACCAAATATTTGTTTGGAATTTTTAATGCTAATGATGAAAATGAGTTGAAAAATCTTATTGAGGATGACATATATTGGGAAAAAGGTATATGGATTAATTATGATATTTATCCTTGGATTCAGGCTTTTTAA
- a CDS encoding AbrB family transcriptional regulator translates to MLTGSDLLAKVKELGDASKSDLVRACGYVSTKKNGGERLNFTAFYEALLEAKGVNLGDSGVAGIGKGGRKLSYIATVQGNGNLLIGKAYTALLDLKAGDEFEIKLGRKQIRLLPTEES, encoded by the coding sequence ATGCTAACTGGTAGCGATCTCCTTGCAAAAGTTAAAGAACTTGGTGATGCTAGCAAATCTGATCTAGTTCGTGCCTGTGGATATGTTTCCACTAAGAAAAACGGAGGTGAACGCTTAAACTTTACCGCATTTTATGAAGCACTTTTAGAAGCAAAAGGGGTTAATCTTGGCGATTCTGGAGTTGCAGGTATTGGGAAAGGTGGAAGAAAACTTAGTTATATAGCTACAGTTCAAGGCAATGGAAATCTTCTGATTGGGAAAGCATATACAGCACTTCTTGATTTAAAAGCAGGTGATGAATTTGAAATTAAGCTCGGAAGAAAACAAATCAGATTATTACCTACAGAAGAATCTTAA
- a CDS encoding ATP-dependent Clp protease ATP-binding subunit: MKIVSREFSNSAWNCFIFAKEIAYKNYQQDVDPDNLLLALIKDDNFTKKILKKNNVNIKDFEKELTSSLNSKAKMKNKQDNLYIGDALYKIFLKANDIKNTLDDVVISTEHLVYGLTYDNKYGFQILNQKSIPEFLETIKKMKSDPALKNDFDASNESLDKYGIDLTQSARDGALDPVIGRDEEIRRTIQILSRRTKNNPVLIGEPGVGKTAIVEGLSQRIINGDVPSALQNRQLISLDMGSLLAGAKYRGEFEERIKNVLKKVKESAGKIILFIDEIHTVVGAGASGGSLDASNLLKPMLARGELRCIGATTINEHKQNIEKDPALERRFQKIKIDAPSIDDTVSILRGLRERYEVHHSVRISDNALVAAATLSERYINDRFLPDKAIDLIDEAASRLNMVITSKPEEIDEIDRKVLQFEMEKLSLKRETDDFSVERLKKINNELISLKDRQEELGAQWKKEKDEINEISTIKEEIESIQLQIDQAKRSFDLNKAAELEFGTLNSLQKKLKEKSESLVNSQKNGETSLLRQEVTFDDIAEVVSKWTSIPVQNLNQSEKDKLLSLESILKEKIIGQDSAIRAVADSIKRSRTGLNDPNKPLASFLFLGPTGVGKTELSKVTAKIIFDSNSSITRLDMSEYMEKHSVSKIIGAPPGYLGFESGGQLTEAVRKNPYSLILLDEIEKAHKDILDILLQVLDDGIITDGQGRTINFKNSIIVLTSNLGSQSINDLSVRKEDRSEIKKVVDYELKKFFKPEFLNRLDEIVIFNNLESNDIKEIAKILLQNLEKRLNKKNLKFKISEEAINQLVENSFDHAFGARPLKRIIQKQIETKISNNILNNHYLNKDEINIYLVNGELIVD, encoded by the coding sequence ATGAAAATAGTTTCAAGAGAATTTTCAAATTCTGCTTGGAACTGTTTTATTTTTGCCAAAGAAATTGCTTATAAAAATTACCAACAAGACGTAGACCCAGATAATTTATTATTAGCTCTTATAAAAGATGACAACTTTACAAAAAAGATCTTAAAAAAAAATAATGTGAATATCAAAGACTTTGAGAAAGAACTAACGTCTTCATTAAATTCAAAGGCAAAAATGAAAAACAAACAGGATAATTTATATATTGGTGATGCTCTTTACAAAATATTTTTAAAAGCAAATGATATTAAAAACACTTTAGATGATGTAGTGATATCAACAGAACACTTAGTTTACGGTTTGACTTATGATAATAAGTACGGTTTTCAAATTTTAAATCAAAAAAGTATCCCTGAATTTCTTGAAACTATAAAGAAAATGAAGTCAGATCCAGCATTAAAAAATGACTTTGATGCCTCTAATGAGTCTTTAGATAAATATGGTATTGATCTAACCCAATCTGCAAGGGATGGTGCTTTAGATCCAGTTATTGGTAGGGATGAAGAAATCAGAAGAACAATTCAAATATTGAGTAGAAGAACAAAAAATAATCCAGTTCTTATTGGAGAACCTGGGGTTGGTAAAACAGCCATAGTGGAAGGGTTGTCTCAAAGAATTATTAATGGCGATGTACCCTCCGCTCTACAAAATAGGCAACTAATTTCATTAGATATGGGTTCACTTTTGGCTGGGGCAAAATATCGTGGTGAATTCGAAGAAAGAATAAAAAATGTCCTAAAGAAAGTGAAAGAATCAGCCGGTAAGATCATTCTTTTTATTGATGAAATTCATACAGTAGTTGGTGCAGGAGCTAGTGGAGGTTCTTTAGATGCAAGCAACTTATTAAAACCAATGCTTGCAAGAGGAGAACTTAGATGTATAGGTGCTACAACTATTAATGAACACAAACAAAATATAGAAAAAGATCCTGCTTTAGAACGAAGATTTCAAAAAATAAAAATTGATGCTCCTTCAATAGATGATACTGTATCAATATTAAGAGGATTAAGAGAAAGATACGAAGTCCATCATAGTGTGAGAATTTCTGATAATGCTTTGGTTGCAGCAGCCACCCTTAGCGAAAGATATATTAACGATAGATTCCTTCCTGACAAAGCAATAGATTTAATCGATGAAGCAGCCTCAAGATTGAATATGGTCATAACTTCCAAACCTGAAGAAATTGATGAAATTGATCGAAAAGTCCTTCAGTTTGAGATGGAAAAATTATCTTTAAAAAGAGAAACAGATGATTTTTCCGTAGAAAGATTAAAAAAAATCAATAATGAACTTATTTCACTTAAAGATAGACAAGAAGAATTAGGCGCTCAATGGAAAAAAGAAAAAGATGAAATTAATGAGATTAGCACCATAAAAGAAGAAATTGAATCCATCCAATTACAAATAGATCAAGCCAAAAGGAGTTTTGACCTCAATAAAGCAGCAGAATTGGAATTTGGGACTTTAAATTCTTTACAAAAAAAATTAAAAGAAAAAAGTGAATCCCTAGTGAATTCTCAAAAAAATGGAGAGACTAGTCTTTTAAGGCAAGAGGTGACTTTTGATGATATTGCAGAAGTTGTCTCAAAGTGGACCTCAATTCCAGTTCAAAACTTAAACCAGTCAGAAAAAGATAAGCTTTTAAGCCTAGAGTCGATCCTTAAAGAAAAGATCATCGGTCAAGATAGTGCAATTAGAGCTGTTGCAGATTCCATTAAGAGATCAAGGACTGGTCTAAATGATCCAAACAAGCCATTAGCAAGTTTCCTCTTTTTAGGTCCAACTGGTGTTGGGAAAACAGAGCTGAGTAAAGTTACAGCAAAAATTATATTCGATTCTAATTCTTCAATTACAAGGCTGGATATGTCTGAATATATGGAAAAGCATTCAGTAAGCAAAATCATAGGTGCGCCTCCTGGATATTTAGGTTTCGAATCAGGCGGCCAACTAACTGAAGCTGTTCGCAAAAATCCTTATTCATTGATACTCCTAGATGAAATAGAGAAAGCTCACAAAGATATCTTAGATATTCTATTACAGGTTCTTGATGATGGAATCATTACAGATGGTCAAGGTCGCACAATAAATTTCAAAAATTCAATCATTGTTCTCACAAGTAATTTAGGAAGTCAATCAATAAATGATTTATCAGTTAGAAAAGAAGATAGAAGTGAAATTAAAAAAGTTGTAGATTATGAACTAAAAAAATTTTTCAAGCCTGAGTTTTTAAATCGTCTTGATGAAATAGTTATTTTTAATAATCTAGAATCAAATGATATAAAAGAAATTGCAAAAATACTGCTTCAAAATTTAGAAAAAAGACTTAACAAAAAAAACTTAAAATTCAAAATTTCGGAAGAGGCAATTAACCAACTGGTCGAAAATAGTTTCGATCATGCCTTTGGTGCTAGGCCTTTAAAAAGAATTATTCAAAAACAAATTGAGACAAAAATTTCAAACAATATATTGAATAATCATTACCTTAATAAAGACGAGATTAATATTTATCTAGTTAATGGAGAGTTAATTGTTGATTAA
- the trpA gene encoding tryptophan synthase subunit alpha: MKDNKMQISNNESSSKVDEMFYELKNNKKLALMPFIMAGDPNIEITSEILLKLQENGADLIELGIPYSDPLADGPVIQLAASRALKSGTNLRKVIELLESLKGKLNIPIILFSYLNPLLCFGFEKFCEMASNAGVSGLIVPDLPLEEAYNFSKIVSNYSMDLILLVAPTTPFDRMKQISNHTKGFTYLVSVTGVTGERNKMENRVENLIAKLKDVNSSPIAVGFGISTPEHVNKVREWGADGVIIGSAFVKRISGSSEKDVVDHVGEFCKEMRLAADQKK, from the coding sequence ATGAAAGATAACAAAATGCAAATTTCTAACAATGAATCATCATCTAAGGTAGATGAGATGTTTTACGAGTTAAAAAATAATAAAAAATTAGCTTTGATGCCTTTTATTATGGCTGGGGATCCCAATATTGAAATAACCTCTGAGATCTTATTAAAGTTACAAGAAAATGGAGCTGACCTTATTGAATTAGGTATCCCTTATAGTGACCCACTTGCGGATGGACCTGTTATTCAGTTAGCTGCCTCTCGCGCCTTAAAGTCAGGTACTAACCTAAGAAAAGTAATTGAACTTTTAGAATCTTTAAAAGGTAAATTAAATATTCCCATCATCCTTTTTTCTTACTTAAATCCATTACTATGTTTTGGCTTTGAAAAGTTTTGTGAGATGGCATCTAATGCTGGAGTCTCTGGACTAATAGTTCCTGATCTCCCTCTTGAAGAAGCTTATAATTTTTCTAAAATAGTTAGTAACTATTCTATGGACTTAATTTTATTGGTAGCTCCAACTACTCCTTTTGATAGAATGAAGCAAATATCAAATCATACAAAAGGATTTACTTATTTAGTAAGTGTTACAGGTGTCACTGGTGAGAGAAACAAAATGGAAAATAGAGTAGAAAATCTTATTGCTAAATTAAAGGATGTAAATAGTAGCCCAATTGCTGTTGGTTTTGGAATATCCACTCCAGAACATGTTAATAAAGTTCGTGAGTGGGGAGCAGATGGAGTAATTATTGGGAGTGCATTTGTAAAACGAATTTCTGGTTCAAGTGAAAAAGATGTTGTCGATCATGTTGGTGAATTTTGTAAAGAAATGCGCTTAGCAGCTGATCAAAAAAAATAA
- the ndhL gene encoding NAD(P)H-quinone oxidoreductase subunit L — MESFFNNSFATLIAYIGIISTYLLVIPLLLFYWMDNRWNIMGKFERLGIYGLVFLFFPGLILFSPFLNLRLKGSGKG; from the coding sequence ATGGAAAGTTTTTTCAATAATTCATTCGCTACTTTAATTGCTTACATTGGAATTATTTCTACCTATTTATTGGTTATTCCGTTGTTACTATTTTACTGGATGGATAACAGATGGAATATTATGGGCAAATTTGAAAGATTAGGAATTTACGGTCTTGTATTTCTTTTTTTTCCAGGTCTAATTTTATTTTCTCCATTTTTAAATCTCAGACTTAAAGGAAGTGGTAAAGGGTAA
- a CDS encoding calcium/sodium antiporter, with protein MSDFLFPIIEIVLGIVLLYAGGELFIQGAIFLSLILGIPQIVIGLTVVSLGTSSPELLVSLSSILKGSDSLAASNVIGSNIFNVLVVLGISSLITPLKVKSRIVRRDVPLLMAISCAVWAMSSTGLLTFQAGVFLIFCLILNTIWEINTINEKGEETKDAEPEIEELKDNYKGKLNILLKLILGIFLLSLGSNILVNGSQTLATLLGVNEIVIGLTIVATGTSLPELVTSIIAAFKGKTDLAIGNVIGSNLLNQLLILGSCTIFSGFKGLVIEQSLIKVDLPFMVLTTFACLPIFWSKGKITRIEGFILLNLYIFYILDKILFLNGFNFLSELRIGLFIYFALLIVFLIVQEKLKFFNS; from the coding sequence ATGAGTGATTTTTTATTTCCAATAATAGAAATAGTTTTAGGCATAGTTCTACTTTATGCTGGAGGAGAGTTATTTATTCAAGGAGCTATATTTTTATCTTTAATTTTAGGAATACCTCAAATAGTAATTGGTTTAACGGTTGTTTCTCTTGGAACAAGCTCTCCTGAGTTATTGGTAAGTTTGAGCTCAATTTTAAAAGGCAGTGATTCCCTTGCGGCAAGCAATGTAATTGGAAGCAATATTTTTAATGTTCTCGTTGTTTTAGGTATAAGTTCATTGATAACACCTCTTAAGGTAAAAAGCAGAATAGTCAGAAGAGATGTGCCTCTTTTAATGGCAATTTCTTGTGCAGTTTGGGCTATGTCATCAACAGGATTATTAACATTTCAAGCAGGGGTATTTCTAATATTTTGTTTAATCTTAAATACAATATGGGAAATAAATACCATCAATGAGAAAGGAGAGGAGACAAAAGATGCTGAACCAGAGATAGAAGAATTAAAAGATAACTATAAAGGGAAGCTTAACATTTTACTAAAGTTGATATTGGGAATATTTCTTTTAAGCCTTGGTTCAAATATTTTAGTAAATGGTTCTCAAACCCTTGCTACTCTTTTGGGTGTAAATGAAATTGTTATTGGTTTAACTATCGTCGCAACTGGGACATCTTTACCTGAACTAGTAACTTCAATAATTGCTGCATTTAAAGGCAAAACAGATCTTGCGATTGGGAATGTAATAGGAAGTAATTTACTCAATCAACTTTTAATCCTTGGAAGTTGCACTATTTTTTCAGGATTTAAAGGATTAGTAATTGAACAGAGTCTAATAAAAGTTGACTTACCTTTTATGGTTTTAACTACCTTTGCATGCTTACCAATTTTCTGGAGCAAAGGGAAAATCACAAGAATTGAAGGATTTATTTTGCTTAATCTTTATATCTTCTACATTCTCGATAAAATACTTTTCCTGAATGGATTTAACTTCCTTTCTGAATTAAGGATAGGTTTATTTATTTACTTTGCATTACTTATAGTGTTTCTGATTGTTCAAGAAAAATTAAAATTTTTTAATTCATAA
- the hisIE gene encoding bifunctional phosphoribosyl-AMP cyclohydrolase/phosphoribosyl-ATP diphosphatase HisIE codes for MTYSTSFSIEDLRFDNYGLIPAIAQDWLDGSILMLAWMNKESLTMTLETKNVHYWSRSRSEIWRKGATSGSTQILKEIRFDCDNDALILLIEQNGSGACHTGEKSCFFNEIQINQSDKKEKKTIPFSNICSELFNTINERSINPSEKSYTNHLLTKGSNTILKKIGEESAEFIMACKDNDKNSISNEAADLIYHLQVALMHKGVEWRDVLAVLESRRKN; via the coding sequence ATGACTTATTCAACTAGTTTTTCGATAGAGGATCTACGCTTTGATAATTATGGATTAATCCCTGCAATAGCACAAGATTGGCTTGACGGATCAATTCTTATGCTGGCTTGGATGAACAAAGAATCTTTGACAATGACCCTTGAAACCAAAAACGTTCATTATTGGAGTAGATCAAGATCCGAAATTTGGAGAAAAGGAGCTACAAGTGGAAGTACCCAAATACTTAAGGAGATAAGATTCGATTGCGATAATGACGCACTAATCCTTCTGATTGAACAAAATGGATCAGGAGCCTGTCACACTGGTGAAAAAAGTTGTTTTTTCAACGAAATACAAATTAATCAAAGTGATAAAAAAGAGAAAAAAACAATTCCCTTCTCAAATATTTGCTCTGAATTATTCAATACAATTAACGAAAGATCAATAAATCCATCAGAAAAAAGTTACACAAATCATTTATTAACAAAAGGTAGTAATACTATTTTGAAAAAGATAGGAGAGGAATCTGCAGAATTTATAATGGCTTGCAAAGATAATGATAAAAATTCAATCTCAAATGAAGCTGCTGATTTAATTTATCATTTGCAAGTAGCCCTTATGCATAAAGGCGTTGAGTGGAGAGATGTACTTGCTGTTTTAGAATCAAGAAGAAAAAATTAG